A section of the Paenibacillus odorifer genome encodes:
- the ctaD gene encoding cytochrome c oxidase subunit I, whose translation MDWLTTVDHKKIAILYLWAGGLFFGIGGIEALLIRWQLIKPMNNFLDAQTFNELITMHGTTMIFLGVMPVIFALMNAVIPLQIGARDVAFPFLNALGFWTFLFGGILLNLSWVMGGAPDAGWTAYTPLSTSTYSTTHGVDFYTIGLQIAGLGTLIGGINFLATIITMRAPGMTYMRMPMFAWTTFITSAIILFAFPAITVGLVLLTFDRILGANFFEVGAGGSPVLWQHIFWIFGHPEVYILILPAFGIISEVIPTFSRKRLFGYSSMVFATILIAFLGFMVWAHHMFTTGLGPVANALFSVSTMLIAVPTGIKIFNWLFTMWGGQVRFTTPNLFAVGFIPTFTMGGVTGVMLASAPADFQFHDTYFVVAHFHYVIVGGLVLGLFAGLHYWWPKMFGRMLSEKLGKWTFWTFIIGFHLTFFVQHFLGLMGMQRRVFTYLPNQQFDFLNLVSTIGAGLMGVGMIIFLVNILLTSRKPADASNDPWEDGRTLEWTIPSPPPEYNFKQTPLIRGIDAFWKEKVAGNKGMTPAEPVGSIHMPSATILPFTMSIGIFIAGLGFMFSRDEFGNAFMSFLFNNYIVTAIGLIITFGSMLMRSLYDDHGWHIEPEELEGSERT comes from the coding sequence ATGGATTGGCTTACTACCGTCGATCACAAAAAAATCGCGATTTTGTACCTATGGGCCGGAGGATTGTTTTTTGGCATCGGGGGAATTGAAGCGCTTCTGATTCGCTGGCAGCTCATCAAGCCGATGAATAACTTTTTGGATGCACAAACGTTTAATGAACTCATAACCATGCATGGTACGACGATGATCTTCCTCGGCGTCATGCCAGTCATCTTCGCACTCATGAATGCCGTCATTCCGCTACAGATCGGTGCACGTGACGTAGCCTTTCCTTTTCTAAATGCACTTGGTTTCTGGACCTTCCTGTTCGGCGGGATTCTACTGAATCTTAGCTGGGTTATGGGTGGCGCTCCTGACGCCGGGTGGACCGCCTACACCCCACTATCTACGAGTACATACAGCACTACACACGGTGTAGACTTCTATACGATCGGCTTACAAATTGCCGGATTAGGGACCCTCATCGGGGGGATTAACTTTCTAGCCACGATCATTACGATGCGTGCACCGGGAATGACCTATATGCGGATGCCGATGTTCGCCTGGACCACATTTATCACTTCCGCCATTATTTTGTTTGCTTTTCCAGCAATAACAGTAGGTTTAGTACTGTTGACATTCGACCGGATTCTCGGAGCCAATTTCTTCGAAGTTGGAGCCGGAGGAAGTCCAGTGCTATGGCAGCATATCTTCTGGATATTTGGTCATCCGGAAGTTTACATTCTCATTCTGCCTGCCTTCGGGATTATTTCCGAGGTCATCCCAACCTTTTCGCGTAAAAGACTGTTCGGATATAGCTCCATGGTGTTTGCAACCATCTTGATCGCCTTTTTAGGCTTCATGGTCTGGGCTCACCACATGTTCACAACTGGACTTGGACCTGTAGCTAACGCGTTGTTCTCCGTATCAACGATGTTAATTGCGGTTCCTACCGGGATTAAAATTTTTAACTGGTTGTTCACGATGTGGGGCGGGCAAGTACGTTTCACAACCCCTAACCTGTTCGCTGTTGGATTTATTCCTACCTTCACTATGGGGGGAGTAACTGGAGTGATGCTGGCGTCCGCACCTGCTGACTTTCAGTTCCATGATACGTATTTTGTCGTAGCGCATTTCCACTATGTTATTGTTGGTGGCTTGGTGCTTGGCCTGTTCGCAGGTCTGCACTACTGGTGGCCGAAGATGTTCGGACGGATGCTGAGTGAGAAGCTGGGCAAGTGGACTTTCTGGACGTTTATCATCGGATTCCATCTGACCTTCTTTGTACAGCATTTCCTTGGGCTTATGGGGATGCAGCGCCGCGTATTTACTTATTTACCTAATCAGCAATTTGATTTCCTGAATCTAGTCAGTACCATCGGTGCAGGACTTATGGGTGTCGGTATGATTATTTTCTTGGTGAACATCCTCCTGACTTCCAGAAAACCAGCGGATGCAAGCAATGATCCGTGGGAGGATGGACGTACATTGGAATGGACCATTCCTTCACCGCCGCCAGAATATAACTTCAAGCAAACACCTCTTATTCGGGGGATTGATGCCTTCTGGAAAGAAAAAGTAGCAGGGAATAAAGGCATGACACCAGCAGAGCCGGTGGGCTCAATTCATATGCCGTCAGCAACGATTTTACCGTTTACGATGTCTATCGGAATTTTTATTGCTGGGCTTGGCTTTATGTTTAGCCGTGATGAATTCGGCAATGCTTTTATGAGCTTCCTGTTTAATAATTATATCGTTACAGCCATCGGTCTTATTATTACATTTGGATCCATGCTGATGCGTTCACTGTATGATGATCACGGATGGCATATTGAACCTGAAGAGCTGGAAGGAAGTGAGCGGACATGA
- a CDS encoding cytochrome (ubi)quinol oxidase subunit III, which translates to MTTAHAEASKDTFPHEPEKATLEGRNKVLAFWLFLGGEAVLFGTLFATFLALRNQTNEGPSANELFHLPLVAAATFILLVSSLTSVFAIQAMHRNRPALLRNWLLVTVGLGLGFLVLEIYEFTQYVRHEEFGMTTSAFSSAFYTLVGFHGAHVAFGIAWISILIGQLARKGLTVVTAPKVYVSAMYWHFIDVVWVFIFTVVYLLGKVG; encoded by the coding sequence ATGACAACGGCACATGCAGAAGCTTCTAAGGATACCTTTCCGCACGAGCCGGAAAAAGCTACGCTCGAAGGACGCAACAAGGTACTTGCCTTTTGGTTGTTTCTAGGCGGCGAAGCGGTATTGTTCGGCACGTTGTTCGCTACTTTCCTCGCACTGCGTAATCAGACGAATGAGGGGCCTTCGGCGAATGAACTGTTTCACCTGCCGCTTGTAGCCGCTGCAACATTCATCCTGCTGGTAAGCAGTCTGACGAGTGTATTCGCTATTCAAGCAATGCACAGAAATCGGCCGGCACTGCTACGGAATTGGCTTTTAGTTACTGTAGGTTTAGGTTTAGGTTTCCTGGTTTTGGAGATCTATGAGTTTACTCAATATGTAAGACACGAAGAATTCGGAATGACCACAAGTGCATTCAGCTCGGCATTCTACACACTGGTAGGATTTCATGGTGCGCACGTAGCCTTCGGGATCGCTTGGATCTCCATCTTGATCGGGCAGCTCGCCCGCAAGGGGTTAACGGTTGTTACTGCACCAAAAGTGTATGTGTCAGCCATGTACTGGCATTTTATCGATGTAGTATGGGTCTTCATCTTTACGGTTGTATACCTACTCGGAAAGGTGGGCTAG
- a CDS encoding cytochrome C oxidase subunit IV family protein, whose protein sequence is MTTDQHMPDSGGYKQRHRHEGPQKHIVVFIFSIVLTLIAFAAVAAGGVNATFAIILLLVMAVLQVIVQMGFWMHLKDKGHLLPILFMLGGFFIAGTCIVMSLYWVWWN, encoded by the coding sequence ATGACGACGGATCAGCATATGCCAGATAGCGGCGGGTATAAGCAACGTCATCGGCATGAAGGACCACAGAAACATATTGTTGTCTTTATTTTCTCCATTGTCTTAACATTGATTGCTTTCGCTGCTGTTGCGGCTGGGGGCGTAAATGCAACCTTTGCGATTATTTTGCTGCTGGTAATGGCTGTTCTTCAGGTGATTGTACAGATGGGCTTCTGGATGCACCTAAAAGATAAAGGGCATCTTCTGCCGATTCTCTTCATGCTGGGCGGCTTCTTTATCGCTGGGACCTGTATTGTTATGTCGCTGTATTGGGTTTGGTGGAACTAA
- the ctaG gene encoding cytochrome c oxidase assembly factor CtaG translates to MLGLEYFSFAELWSPLFLAVMLLLTAGYFVWIGPIAGRYADSVTVPFWRRALFVCGMLALYLAQGGPISLLGHMMFSFHMVSMALSYLVAVPLIMLGIPDFIWRRILKVNPLRRLSFLAHPVVAALLFNGLFSLYHIPVIHDYVMLHFTVHRIYYIVLFLTSALMWWTLINPLPEHRMASGLGKIGFIFLNMVLLTPACGLIIFADHPLYATYSDPETWARAMGYCISGDPTVLLQNFGGPAFFEVMSPKVDQQVGGIAMKFIQEFIFASMLAYVFYHWYKKENGQDDDELSTPSSTLQESNLNRA, encoded by the coding sequence ATGCTGGGATTAGAATACTTTAGCTTTGCTGAACTATGGAGTCCGCTTTTTCTAGCGGTAATGCTGCTGCTGACAGCAGGTTATTTTGTGTGGATTGGTCCGATTGCTGGGCGTTATGCCGATTCAGTTACGGTGCCATTTTGGCGTAGAGCGTTATTTGTCTGTGGGATGCTTGCCCTTTATCTGGCACAAGGAGGACCCATTAGCCTCTTAGGGCATATGATGTTTTCCTTCCACATGGTCAGTATGGCCTTGTCTTATCTGGTAGCGGTGCCGCTGATTATGCTTGGAATTCCAGATTTTATCTGGCGCAGGATACTAAAGGTGAATCCGCTTCGGCGGTTATCTTTTTTAGCTCATCCGGTAGTAGCTGCTCTATTGTTTAACGGACTTTTTTCCTTGTACCATATTCCTGTTATTCATGATTATGTGATGCTGCATTTTACTGTTCATCGTATTTATTACATTGTTTTGTTCCTGACCTCTGCTTTAATGTGGTGGACACTGATTAATCCGCTGCCGGAACATCGTATGGCGAGTGGGCTTGGGAAGATTGGGTTTATTTTTCTGAACATGGTATTGCTGACGCCAGCTTGCGGGCTGATTATATTTGCCGATCATCCGCTCTACGCCACTTACAGTGATCCAGAGACTTGGGCGCGTGCTATGGGCTATTGTATCTCGGGTGACCCCACTGTTTTACTTCAGAATTTTGGAGGTCCTGCATTCTTTGAAGTGATGTCGCCGAAGGTGGATCAACAGGTGGGAGGCATCGCGATGAAGTTCATTCAGGAATTTATTTTTGCCTCTATGCTTGCTTATGTGTTCTATCATTGGTATAAAAAAGAGAACGGACAAGACGACGATGAATTGTCGACGCCATCCTCAACACTTCAGGAGAGCAACTTGAACCGTGCATAA
- a CDS encoding DUF420 domain-containing protein: MDIFTVFPTISTSFIVLSAVLVAIGWWLIIKGKREAHKKTMIAAAIAALLFFIVYVSRTLFVGNTSWGGPDELKTIYQVFLIFHIVLATVAAVFGLTTLTLGFKAKYSKHRKWGRVTSIIWFITAITGVMVYVLLYVLYPGGHTKPVWEVILGA, translated from the coding sequence ATGGATATTTTCACAGTGTTCCCGACCATTAGTACGTCATTCATCGTGCTCAGCGCGGTGCTGGTGGCTATAGGTTGGTGGCTCATTATCAAGGGCAAACGCGAGGCGCATAAGAAAACGATGATTGCTGCCGCTATCGCTGCGCTGCTGTTTTTTATTGTTTACGTATCGAGAACGTTGTTTGTGGGGAATACCTCATGGGGCGGTCCGGATGAACTGAAGACGATTTATCAAGTGTTTCTGATCTTCCATATCGTCCTGGCAACCGTAGCTGCGGTATTCGGACTTACTACGTTAACTCTTGGTTTCAAGGCGAAGTATTCCAAGCACCGTAAGTGGGGCAGAGTGACATCGATAATTTGGTTTATCACAGCGATTACAGGCGTTATGGTGTACGTGCTGTTGTATGTTTTGTATCCAGGTGGACACACCAAGCCGGTGTGGGAAGTTATTTTGGGTGCGTAA
- a CDS encoding GntR family transcriptional regulator — MWIPVQINENSAEPLYHQIETQLRSLIISGVITEGTLLPSIREFAGDLKCSVITVRRVYQDLENEGLLRTRQGTGTFVSHVGDGAMEEYKRETVGKALESAVDIGRSVHCSKDELEQIFMEIVERKYREKD; from the coding sequence ATGTGGATACCGGTACAAATCAACGAAAATAGTGCAGAGCCCCTCTATCATCAAATAGAGACTCAGCTTAGATCATTAATCATTAGCGGAGTCATTACAGAAGGTACGCTGCTGCCCTCAATTCGTGAGTTCGCAGGAGATCTGAAATGCAGTGTAATTACCGTGCGGCGGGTATATCAGGATCTGGAGAACGAAGGTTTGCTGCGAACGCGACAAGGAACAGGTACCTTTGTATCCCATGTAGGTGACGGAGCAATGGAAGAATATAAACGGGAAACGGTTGGCAAAGCACTTGAAAGTGCAGTGGATATCGGCCGATCGGTACATTGCAGCAAGGATGAACTTGAACAGATTTTTATGGAGATTGTAGAACGCAAGTATAGAGAAAAGGATTGA
- a CDS encoding ATP-binding cassette domain-containing protein, with the protein MVQMAIELRNVLKRRRNKTIGPLTLNMPKGYITALVGQNGSGKSTLLNLLIQLTNPEEGEIYWFENRYDSGLSLELRQTIAYVPETSITEENHWNAEEAARFRKYWYPNWDDQYFQELMDRLEVPYHMRLSKMSKGERRKFEIAAALAARPSLLLLDEPSSGLDPFAWKIMIETLRKYMDENNATIIISTHIVDEVRRLADYIVLMHRGELLGMAEKDSLFGAWTEVWVNAADEEELAELSAELPGGLHFTMDTPGVASFIIEQFSENEKRIHNLGVKVIKSRSLELDEILSLWTQGHRPILIDHKRGD; encoded by the coding sequence ATGGTACAGATGGCTATAGAATTGCGGAATGTACTTAAACGGCGGCGAAACAAGACGATAGGGCCGCTGACCCTGAATATGCCTAAAGGATATATTACAGCTTTGGTAGGTCAGAATGGTTCCGGCAAAAGCACACTGCTGAATCTGCTGATACAGCTGACTAATCCAGAGGAAGGCGAGATATATTGGTTTGAGAACAGGTATGATAGCGGGTTGTCTCTGGAGCTTCGCCAGACCATTGCCTATGTTCCTGAAACGTCAATTACTGAGGAGAACCACTGGAATGCAGAGGAGGCAGCTCGATTTCGGAAGTATTGGTATCCAAATTGGGACGATCAATATTTTCAGGAGCTGATGGATCGCTTGGAGGTTCCGTATCATATGAGACTTTCGAAGATGTCTAAAGGGGAGCGCCGGAAATTCGAAATTGCTGCAGCACTTGCGGCGCGGCCAAGTCTGCTGCTATTGGATGAACCTTCATCAGGTCTTGATCCTTTTGCTTGGAAGATTATGATCGAGACACTTCGTAAATATATGGATGAGAACAACGCAACGATCATCATCTCCACACACATTGTGGATGAGGTGCGGCGGCTGGCGGATTATATCGTCCTTATGCATCGGGGAGAACTGCTGGGCATGGCTGAAAAAGACAGTCTGTTCGGTGCTTGGACCGAGGTTTGGGTGAATGCTGCGGATGAAGAGGAGCTTGCGGAGTTATCGGCTGAGTTGCCAGGAGGCTTGCACTTTACAATGGATACACCGGGTGTAGCTTCTTTTATCATAGAACAATTTTCTGAAAACGAGAAACGCATTCATAACTTGGGCGTAAAGGTTATCAAGAGCCGCAGTTTGGAACTGGACGAAATATTAAGTTTATGGACACAGGGTCATCGTCCTATTCTAATTGACCACAAGAGAGGGGACTAG
- a CDS encoding ABC transporter ATP-binding protein — MEALKLESVVKQYGEKTAVNGINLTVGKGEIYGLLGANGAGKTTTMRMVLGLIYPDEGKILYNGKPFNSELQQLMGYLPEERGLYPKVKISDQIVYLARLRGMSASDADKSLRYWLDRFEVPDYYNKKIEELSKGNQQKMGFIAAVVHKPQILILDEAFSGLDPVNVELLKDTVKELRDSGTSILFSTHRMEHVEELCRNITILDRSNTVVQGDIRTIKNGYPREEVLLRTANEVKGLESIAGVTAVKRLERGYLLSISEIGAAQRILQQAIAQGEVEHFEIKEPTLNQIFIRAVGESNE, encoded by the coding sequence ATGGAAGCCTTAAAGCTGGAAAGTGTAGTTAAGCAATATGGAGAAAAAACCGCAGTAAACGGAATTAACCTAACTGTAGGTAAAGGGGAAATTTACGGATTACTGGGGGCGAACGGCGCGGGAAAAACAACCACGATGCGTATGGTACTCGGCCTAATCTACCCTGATGAGGGCAAAATTTTGTATAACGGGAAGCCTTTCAACAGTGAACTGCAGCAACTTATGGGTTATCTGCCCGAAGAACGCGGACTATATCCTAAGGTGAAGATCAGCGATCAAATCGTTTACTTAGCCCGCCTGCGTGGGATGTCAGCTAGTGATGCAGATAAGAGCTTGCGCTATTGGCTGGATCGATTTGAGGTTCCGGATTATTACAATAAAAAGATAGAAGAGCTTTCCAAAGGAAATCAGCAAAAAATGGGCTTTATCGCCGCTGTCGTTCATAAACCGCAGATTCTGATTCTAGATGAAGCTTTCAGCGGGCTGGACCCAGTAAACGTGGAGCTGCTGAAAGATACGGTCAAAGAATTGCGTGATTCGGGAACAAGTATCCTTTTCTCTACGCACCGGATGGAGCATGTAGAAGAGCTGTGCCGTAACATTACGATTCTCGATCGTTCCAATACGGTCGTTCAAGGGGATATCCGCACGATTAAGAATGGCTACCCGCGGGAAGAAGTATTGCTGCGTACAGCTAATGAGGTAAAAGGTCTGGAGTCCATCGCAGGCGTTACAGCAGTGAAACGGCTGGAGCGTGGGTATCTGTTATCGATCAGTGAGATCGGTGCAGCACAGCGTATTTTACAGCAGGCGATAGCACAGGGTGAAGTGGAGCATTTTGAAATCAAGGAACCTACGTTAAACCAAATCTTTATCAGAGCGGTGGGTGAATCTAATGAATAA
- a CDS encoding ABC transporter permease produces MNKMGTIIGFTFKNKVRTKSFMITTLILVLLLSIGMNLPYIIDQFKGDSAKSEVTQIAVIAEEGNQVAELLKAYTAPEGMPQAKIVQYASADDAELKKALDEETVEGYVTFAEPTGEGLPPVTYHSNDGELNGDVQVYLQNALQQANTQFIVGDKLTSEQIAAMSTPVQITTQQLNAGGGSESSQEDTPAINYIIVYAMLMLFFMSIMMTGNMIAAEITSEKSSRIMEILITSASPLAQMFGKVIGVFLVGILQIWIFVAAIVVNLTLPHNATVLADFDLDLGQLNINLLLYGFVLYVLGYFLYALMYAAVGSIVSRTEDLGQAVMPIMMLGFVAFYVPLFSISNADTLVVKIASYVPFTSPLTMLLRIGVGEVAIWQVIVSLLILLVTTFIFGWLAAKIYRTGVLMYGKRPSIKEIRKAMKAYKI; encoded by the coding sequence ATGAATAAGATGGGGACAATTATCGGCTTTACCTTTAAAAATAAAGTTAGAACGAAATCATTTATGATTACTACTTTGATTCTAGTATTATTGCTCAGCATAGGGATGAATCTTCCCTATATCATCGATCAGTTTAAGGGTGATTCGGCCAAAAGTGAAGTTACTCAAATTGCTGTGATTGCTGAAGAGGGAAATCAGGTTGCAGAATTGTTGAAGGCTTATACTGCGCCAGAGGGCATGCCACAGGCTAAGATAGTACAATATGCTTCTGCGGATGATGCCGAGTTAAAGAAAGCATTAGATGAAGAGACAGTAGAAGGTTATGTTACTTTTGCAGAACCTACTGGTGAAGGGCTTCCACCCGTTACTTATCACAGTAATGATGGAGAACTAAACGGAGATGTTCAAGTTTATCTTCAAAATGCACTTCAGCAAGCAAACACACAATTCATCGTTGGCGACAAGCTGACCTCTGAACAGATTGCTGCAATGTCAACACCAGTGCAGATTACTACACAACAGCTTAACGCAGGCGGTGGCAGTGAAAGCTCTCAGGAGGACACTCCGGCCATTAACTACATTATCGTATATGCCATGCTTATGTTGTTCTTTATGTCCATTATGATGACAGGCAACATGATTGCCGCTGAGATAACCTCTGAGAAAAGCTCGCGGATTATGGAGATTCTCATTACAAGTGCCTCACCTTTAGCGCAAATGTTCGGTAAAGTTATCGGTGTTTTCCTAGTAGGAATATTGCAAATTTGGATCTTTGTCGCAGCGATCGTCGTCAATTTGACGCTCCCGCATAACGCAACCGTATTGGCTGATTTTGATCTCGATTTAGGCCAGCTCAATATTAACTTGCTGCTCTATGGATTTGTCTTGTACGTATTAGGTTACTTCCTCTATGCCTTGATGTATGCGGCTGTAGGTTCGATTGTCAGCCGTACGGAGGATCTCGGTCAGGCGGTAATGCCAATCATGATGTTAGGCTTCGTAGCGTTCTATGTTCCACTGTTCAGTATCTCCAATGCCGATACTCTAGTGGTTAAGATAGCGAGTTATGTACCTTTCACTTCACCATTGACGATGCTGCTCCGAATTGGTGTCGGTGAGGTGGCGATCTGGCAAGTCATTGTATCGCTGCTGATCCTGCTTGTGACTACCTTCATCTTCGGATGGCTGGCAGCCAAGATCTATCGTACCGGCGTACTGATGTACGGCAAACGCCCAAGTATTAAAGAAATCAGAAAAGCAATGAAAGCATACAAGATCTAA
- the kdpF gene encoding K(+)-transporting ATPase subunit F: MILVIAVTLLLFIYLVYALIHPEKF; encoded by the coding sequence GTGATTCTAGTAATCGCTGTTACCCTACTGTTGTTTATATATCTGGTTTACGCGTTGATTCATCCTGAGAAATTTTAA
- the kdpA gene encoding potassium-transporting ATPase subunit KdpA has protein sequence MGILQIVVVIVILILLVKPMGTYLYHVFSNEPNRTDRWFAGTEKGIYKLIGLKKRDGMSWKKYALSFVLTNIVLVAFSYIFLRLQRGLPLNPNGIADMEQTLSFNTVISFMTNTNLQHYSGETGLSYFSQMAVITMMMFTSAASGFSVAVAFVRGITGQKSVGNFFEDFVKAHIRVFIPLALLVSLVLVGLHVPQTLKPSLEVTTLEGQTQQIAIGPVASLESIKHLGTNGGGFFGANSAHPFENPNPLTNVLEILSMWMLPASLPYMYGLFAKNKRQGWVIFTAMMTLFVLLLGLNYYAETKGNPAINALGIESSQGSMEGKEVRFGIPQSSLFTSVTTAATTGSVNNMHDTLTPLGGITPLALMMLNNVFGGKGVGLINMLMYAIMGVFLCGLMVGRTPEFLGRKIEAKEMKLIAIAILVHPFIILVPTAGAFLTDLGNGSITNPGFHGLSQVLYEYVSSAANNGSGFEGLADNTTFWNVTTGIVMLLGRYVSIIVMLAVAGSLIQKKPVPETIGTFRTDNGLFTGILIGTVVIIGALTFLPVIVLGPIAEYLTLR, from the coding sequence ATGGGCATTTTGCAAATAGTCGTCGTAATTGTAATTCTCATCTTGTTGGTCAAGCCGATGGGGACGTATTTATATCATGTATTTTCTAACGAACCAAATCGTACGGATCGCTGGTTTGCAGGCACAGAGAAAGGTATTTATAAGCTGATCGGCCTGAAAAAACGGGACGGAATGTCCTGGAAGAAGTATGCACTCAGCTTTGTTTTAACTAATATCGTACTGGTTGCTTTCAGTTATATTTTTCTAAGATTACAGCGGGGATTGCCGCTGAACCCGAATGGAATTGCCGATATGGAACAGACGCTTTCATTTAATACGGTGATCAGCTTTATGACCAATACGAACCTGCAGCATTATAGCGGGGAGACGGGACTATCGTATTTTTCACAAATGGCAGTCATCACGATGATGATGTTCACGTCTGCAGCGAGCGGATTTTCTGTTGCGGTTGCTTTTGTCAGAGGGATTACAGGACAGAAATCAGTCGGGAATTTTTTTGAGGACTTCGTAAAAGCACATATTCGTGTATTCATCCCATTAGCTCTGCTAGTTTCATTGGTGCTGGTAGGGTTGCATGTGCCACAAACGCTCAAGCCATCGCTTGAGGTCACTACACTCGAAGGGCAGACGCAACAAATCGCTATCGGTCCAGTCGCTTCTTTGGAGTCAATTAAACACTTAGGTACGAATGGTGGCGGCTTCTTCGGAGCCAATTCAGCGCATCCTTTTGAGAACCCTAATCCACTTACGAACGTTCTGGAGATTCTCTCTATGTGGATGTTGCCAGCCTCTTTGCCATATATGTACGGATTGTTCGCTAAGAACAAACGTCAGGGCTGGGTGATTTTCACAGCAATGATGACCTTGTTCGTTCTGCTGCTGGGGCTGAATTATTATGCGGAAACTAAAGGGAATCCCGCTATTAATGCGCTGGGGATCGAGTCTTCGCAAGGCAGCATGGAAGGTAAAGAGGTGCGTTTTGGTATCCCGCAATCTTCGCTGTTCACTTCGGTAACAACGGCAGCTACGACAGGTAGTGTTAACAATATGCATGATACGCTGACACCGCTGGGTGGCATTACCCCTCTGGCCCTAATGATGCTCAATAACGTCTTCGGGGGAAAAGGTGTAGGACTAATCAATATGCTGATGTATGCCATCATGGGCGTCTTCTTATGTGGACTAATGGTTGGCAGAACACCAGAGTTTCTCGGGCGAAAGATAGAAGCCAAGGAGATGAAGCTGATTGCGATTGCTATCCTTGTGCATCCGTTCATTATCCTTGTACCAACAGCAGGTGCGTTCTTAACGGACTTGGGCAACGGTTCCATCACGAATCCCGGATTCCATGGACTTAGCCAAGTGTTATATGAATATGTCTCTTCTGCCGCGAACAATGGTTCAGGATTTGAAGGGCTTGCGGACAATACCACCTTTTGGAATGTTACAACCGGGATCGTAATGCTGCTTGGCCGTTATGTCTCTATAATCGTAATGCTGGCAGTTGCAGGTTCACTGATCCAGAAGAAGCCGGTTCCTGAGACGATTGGCACATTCCGCACAGACAATGGTCTGTTCACCGGAATTCTGATTGGTACGGTAGTGATTATCGGTGCGCTGACGTTTCTGCCGGTCATTGTGCTCGGCCCGATTGCAGAATATTTGACCTTACGGTAG